Proteins from one Physeter macrocephalus isolate SW-GA chromosome 16, ASM283717v5, whole genome shotgun sequence genomic window:
- the PLEKHB1 gene encoding pleckstrin homology domain-containing family B member 1 isoform X2, with protein MALVRGGWLWRQSSILRRWKRNWFALWLDGTLGYYHDETAQDEEDRVLIHFNVRDIKIGQECHDVQPPEGRSRDGLLTVNLREGGRLHLCAETRDDAMAWKTALLEANSTPVRVYSPYQDYYEVVPPNAHEATYVRSYYGPTYGPGVTHVVVREDPCYSAGAPLAMSMLAGAATGAALGSLMWSPCWF; from the exons ATGGCCCTGGTGAGGGGCGGCTGGCTGTGGAGACAGA GCTCCATCCTCCGCCGCTGGAAGCGGAATTGGTTCGCCCTGTGGCTGGATGGAACCCTGGGCTACTACCACGATGAGACTGCGCAGGATGAGGAGGACCGCGTGCTCATCCACTTCAACGTCCGAGACATAAAGATAGGCCAAGAGTGCCACG ATGTGCAGCCCCCAGAGGGCAGGAGCCGAGATGGCCTGCTGACCGTGAACCTACGAGAGGGCGGCCGCCTGCACCTGTGTGCAGAGACCCGGGATGATGCCAT GGCATGGAAGACGGCACTGCTGGAGGCGAACTCCACCCCG GTGCGCGTCTACAGCCCCTATCAGGACTACTATGAGGTGGTGCCCCCCAACGCTCACGAGGCCACATATGTCCGCAGCTACTATGGACCGACCTATG GCCCCGGCGTGACGCACGTagtggtccgggaggatccttgCTACAGCGCGGGCGCCCCTCTGGCCATGAGCATGCTTGCGGGAGCCGCCACAGGTGCAGCACTCGGCTCGCTCATGTGGTCGCCCTGCTGGTTCTGA
- the PLEKHB1 gene encoding pleckstrin homology domain-containing family B member 1 isoform X3 — MALVRGGWLWRQSSILRRWKRNWFALWLDGTLGYYHDETAQDEEDRVLIHFNVRDIKIGQECHDVQPPEGRSRDGLLTVNLREGGRLHLCAETRDDAMAWKTALLEANSTPAPAGATVPPRSRRVCPKVRCVTRSWSPCKFERRIWVRVYSPYQDYYEVVPPNAHEATYVRSYYGPTYGPGVTHVVVREDPCYSAGAPLAMSMLAGAATGAALGSLMWSPCWF, encoded by the exons ATGGCCCTGGTGAGGGGCGGCTGGCTGTGGAGACAGA GCTCCATCCTCCGCCGCTGGAAGCGGAATTGGTTCGCCCTGTGGCTGGATGGAACCCTGGGCTACTACCACGATGAGACTGCGCAGGATGAGGAGGACCGCGTGCTCATCCACTTCAACGTCCGAGACATAAAGATAGGCCAAGAGTGCCACG ATGTGCAGCCCCCAGAGGGCAGGAGCCGAGATGGCCTGCTGACCGTGAACCTACGAGAGGGCGGCCGCCTGCACCTGTGTGCAGAGACCCGGGATGATGCCAT GGCATGGAAGACGGCACTGCTGGAGGCGAACTCCACCCCG GCCCCAGCTGGAGCCACCGTCCCTCCCAGGAGCCGTCGGGTTTGCCCCAAGGTCAGGTGTGTGACCCGCTCGTGGAGCCCCTGTAAGTTTGAGAGGCGGATCTGG GTGCGCGTCTACAGCCCCTATCAGGACTACTATGAGGTGGTGCCCCCCAACGCTCACGAGGCCACATATGTCCGCAGCTACTATGGACCGACCTATG GCCCCGGCGTGACGCACGTagtggtccgggaggatccttgCTACAGCGCGGGCGCCCCTCTGGCCATGAGCATGCTTGCGGGAGCCGCCACAGGTGCAGCACTCGGCTCGCTCATGTGGTCGCCCTGCTGGTTCTGA
- the PLEKHB1 gene encoding pleckstrin homology domain-containing family B member 1 isoform X1, giving the protein MALVRGGWLWRQSSILRRWKRNWFALWLDGTLGYYHDETAQDEEDRVLIHFNVRDIKIGQECHDVQPPEGRSRDGLLTVNLREGGRLHLCAETRDDAMAWKTALLEANSTPVRVYSPYQDYYEVVPPNAHEATYVRSYYGPTYVPGPHGLSLRRPRRDARSGPGGSLLQRGRPSGHEHACGSRHRCSTRLAHVVALLVLSPGPCA; this is encoded by the exons ATGGCCCTGGTGAGGGGCGGCTGGCTGTGGAGACAGA GCTCCATCCTCCGCCGCTGGAAGCGGAATTGGTTCGCCCTGTGGCTGGATGGAACCCTGGGCTACTACCACGATGAGACTGCGCAGGATGAGGAGGACCGCGTGCTCATCCACTTCAACGTCCGAGACATAAAGATAGGCCAAGAGTGCCACG ATGTGCAGCCCCCAGAGGGCAGGAGCCGAGATGGCCTGCTGACCGTGAACCTACGAGAGGGCGGCCGCCTGCACCTGTGTGCAGAGACCCGGGATGATGCCAT GGCATGGAAGACGGCACTGCTGGAGGCGAACTCCACCCCG GTGCGCGTCTACAGCCCCTATCAGGACTACTATGAGGTGGTGCCCCCCAACGCTCACGAGGCCACATATGTCCGCAGCTACTATGGACCGACCTATG TCCCTGGCCCTCACGGGCTCTCTCTCCGCAGGCCCCGGCGTGACGCACGTagtggtccgggaggatccttgCTACAGCGCGGGCGCCCCTCTGGCCATGAGCATGCTTGCGGGAGCCGCCACAGGTGCAGCACTCGGCTCGCTCATGTGGTCGCCCTGCTGGTTCTGAGCCCTGGACCCTGCGCGTAG